The following coding sequences are from one Wenzhouxiangella sp. AB-CW3 window:
- a CDS encoding ABC transporter permease, translated as MPAIAETQARWRWPQGDRRWLVWPLLVLVGLPLFMLMAAWLQPQPDIWSHLSTHLMPTLVRHTVLMLLVVGVGVAVLGVALAWLSACCEYPLRRLLDPLLVLPLAFPTYVLAFVYLGLVDYSGPLQSQWRAWFDATPGLLKALSEPGGVLLILILAFYPYVYLLARASFIGGGLAAFEASRSLGQGPLRTFLRISLPMARPALVAGLTLALMESLADFGAVAIYGFDSFTTAIYRTWLGMFNLTAAVQLASILMLFVLVLLAAERFSRSPGGEQPERRPTGHRIRLSGARAWAATLFQASVVLVAVIVPLIQLLVWAWPGLPGILSSGMLTVIGNTMILGLVGAVAVLLGGILLLFATHRTSSRQTLFGEVAAVGYAIPGTVLAVAIMLAFVHLDQWAGTALAGGLTALILAYLIRFLRVTWGPLDGVASRIRPEYVEVARSLGVPRYQRLLRVNLPLLWPGLVTAFLLALVEIAKEMPATLLLRPFGWDTLAVRIYELTTEGQWQMAAVPSLVLVILGAIPVVVLIRRASVLR; from the coding sequence GTGCCGGCTATCGCTGAAACACAAGCGCGATGGCGATGGCCTCAGGGCGATCGCCGCTGGCTGGTCTGGCCCCTGCTGGTCCTGGTCGGGCTGCCGCTGTTCATGCTGATGGCGGCCTGGCTGCAGCCGCAGCCGGATATCTGGTCGCATCTGTCAACCCACCTGATGCCCACCCTGGTGCGTCATACCGTGCTGATGCTGCTGGTGGTGGGTGTCGGGGTGGCCGTACTGGGCGTTGCCCTGGCCTGGCTGTCGGCCTGTTGCGAGTATCCGCTGCGCCGGCTTCTGGATCCGCTGCTGGTGCTGCCGCTGGCGTTTCCGACCTACGTGCTGGCCTTTGTCTACCTTGGCCTGGTCGACTACAGCGGCCCCCTGCAGAGCCAGTGGCGCGCCTGGTTTGACGCCACACCCGGGCTGCTGAAAGCCCTGAGCGAGCCCGGCGGTGTGCTGCTCATTCTGATCCTGGCCTTTTATCCATACGTTTACCTGCTGGCACGGGCCTCGTTCATCGGTGGTGGCCTGGCGGCGTTCGAAGCCTCGCGTAGCCTCGGCCAGGGACCCTTGCGAACCTTTCTTCGCATCAGCCTGCCCATGGCCAGACCGGCGCTGGTGGCCGGGCTGACGCTGGCCCTGATGGAATCGCTGGCAGATTTCGGTGCCGTGGCCATCTATGGCTTCGATAGCTTCACCACGGCCATCTATCGCACCTGGCTGGGCATGTTCAACCTCACCGCCGCGGTGCAACTGGCCTCGATCCTGATGCTGTTCGTGCTGGTGTTGCTGGCGGCCGAGCGATTCAGTCGATCGCCAGGCGGCGAACAGCCCGAGCGCCGTCCCACCGGGCATCGAATCAGACTCAGTGGGGCACGCGCATGGGCGGCCACCCTGTTTCAGGCCAGCGTGGTACTGGTGGCCGTTATCGTACCCCTGATTCAGTTGCTGGTCTGGGCCTGGCCGGGCCTGCCCGGCATACTTTCGTCAGGCATGCTCACGGTCATCGGCAATACCATGATCCTGGGGCTGGTCGGTGCCGTGGCCGTCCTGCTCGGCGGCATACTCCTGCTGTTTGCCACGCATCGCACATCCAGCCGCCAGACCCTGTTTGGCGAGGTCGCAGCGGTGGGCTATGCCATTCCCGGCACCGTGCTGGCCGTGGCCATCATGCTGGCCTTCGTTCATCTCGACCAGTGGGCGGGTACTGCCCTGGCCGGCGGGCTGACGGCACTGATCCTGGCCTACCTGATTCGCTTCCTGCGCGTGACCTGGGGGCCACTTGACGGGGTCGCCTCACGCATCCGCCCCGAGTATGTCGAGGTGGCGCGCAGCCTGGGTGTTCCCCGCTACCAGCGCCTGCTTCGGGTCAATCTGCCGCTGTTGTGGCCGGGGCTGGTCACCGCCTTTCTACTGGCGCTGGTCGAGATTGCCAAGGAAATGCCGGCCACCCTGCTGCTCAGGCCGTTCGGCTGGGACACCCTGGCCGTTCGCATCTATGAGCTGACCACTGAAGGGCAATGGCAGATGGCGGCCGTGCCATCGCTGGTGCTGGTCATCCTCGGCGCCATCCCCGTTGTGGTGCTGATTCGAAGAGCGTCGGTTTTGAGGTGA
- a CDS encoding DUF2069 domain-containing protein: MMALWWCRVALVGLIVIQPLWFGWIDPPEVIAPIAAVIITTLPLLLVAPGVWRLNPRSLVIAGVLLLFYFCLAVMEAWVSPASRAPAIAQLLLIGVYFTALPAVRRRRRHSD, encoded by the coding sequence ATGATGGCGCTATGGTGGTGCCGGGTCGCCCTGGTCGGCCTGATCGTGATTCAGCCGCTGTGGTTTGGCTGGATCGATCCCCCGGAGGTCATTGCGCCGATTGCAGCGGTCATCATCACCACGCTGCCCTTGCTGCTCGTTGCCCCTGGCGTCTGGCGGCTGAATCCACGCAGCCTGGTGATTGCCGGCGTGCTGCTGCTGTTTTATTTCTGCCTGGCCGTCATGGAGGCCTGGGTCAGCCCGGCCTCGCGCGCTCCGGCCATCGCCCAACTGCTGCTGATCGGCGTGTATTTCACTGCTCTTCCGGCTGTTCGACGTCGGCGGCGTCATAGCGACTGA
- a CDS encoding virulence factor BrkB family protein translates to MKQAHSQSDQHNSLKGSAGVSTSSPQGLLGALLDHAWYRAFSRHLWQHFREDRSFESAAALSYTSLLALVPLMTVMLGVISAFPVFDRWADELEAYIFANFVPAAGDTVREHLNEFVQRTAGLTGAGTVFLIATAVLLMSTIERSLNRIWRVRAPRRPATRLIIYWAVLTLGPLLMGGSLVLTSYLAALPVLAPEIVRGAMQDMVLGMMPFVVALVGFTLIFTVVPNRRVLWRHALFGALISALLFEFAKGGFVWYVTNFPTYERLYGALATVPLFLVWIYLSWVVVLLGASVAAALTTFNYRKADWRWNPRHELLLALRLLGHFWQAQRRGRSLSIGDLLNREPAATDHQLRRILGDFHEAGFIHRDDDGDWLLSADLDEISLAELYQAGSFIMPVGELSSLPRESHWDLALIEGLLPMDKAGRPLMRRSIKSLLTYERGHEQ, encoded by the coding sequence ATGAAACAGGCGCACTCGCAATCGGACCAGCACAATAGCCTAAAGGGTTCGGCGGGGGTGTCAACGTCGTCACCGCAAGGTCTCCTTGGTGCGCTGCTCGATCATGCCTGGTATCGGGCGTTTTCGCGGCACCTCTGGCAGCACTTTCGCGAAGATCGCAGCTTCGAATCGGCCGCCGCACTCAGCTACACCAGCCTGCTCGCTCTGGTGCCCCTGATGACGGTCATGCTCGGCGTGATCTCCGCCTTTCCCGTCTTCGACCGCTGGGCCGACGAACTGGAGGCCTACATCTTCGCCAATTTCGTTCCGGCCGCCGGCGATACCGTGCGCGAGCATCTCAACGAATTCGTACAGCGAACCGCGGGCCTGACCGGGGCCGGTACGGTGTTTCTCATCGCCACGGCCGTGTTGCTGATGTCGACCATCGAGCGCAGCCTCAATCGCATCTGGCGGGTGCGTGCGCCCCGTCGTCCGGCCACAAGGCTTATTATCTACTGGGCGGTCCTGACGCTGGGGCCGCTGCTGATGGGCGGCAGCCTGGTGCTGACCTCCTACCTGGCGGCGCTGCCGGTACTGGCCCCCGAGATCGTGCGCGGAGCCATGCAGGACATGGTGCTGGGCATGATGCCGTTTGTCGTTGCCCTGGTCGGGTTCACCCTGATCTTCACGGTCGTCCCCAACCGGCGGGTATTGTGGCGCCATGCCCTGTTCGGTGCCCTGATATCTGCGCTGCTGTTCGAGTTCGCCAAGGGCGGGTTTGTCTGGTATGTCACCAATTTCCCGACCTATGAGCGCCTCTATGGTGCCCTGGCCACCGTGCCGCTGTTCCTGGTCTGGATCTACCTGTCCTGGGTCGTGGTGCTGCTCGGCGCCAGCGTGGCCGCGGCGCTGACCACCTTCAACTACCGCAAGGCCGACTGGCGCTGGAACCCGCGCCACGAATTGCTGCTGGCACTCAGACTGCTGGGGCACTTCTGGCAGGCGCAGCGTCGCGGTCGCTCGCTGTCGATCGGCGATCTGCTCAATCGCGAGCCGGCCGCCACCGACCACCAGTTGCGCCGGATTCTCGGGGACTTTCACGAGGCCGGCTTCATTCACCGCGATGATGATGGCGACTGGCTGCTGTCGGCCGATCTCGATGAGATCAGCCTGGCGGAACTCTACCAGGCCGGATCGTTCATAATGCCTGTCGGCGAGCTGTCCAGCTTGCCCCGGGAAAGCCACTGGGATCTTGCCCTGATCGAGGGCCTGCTGCCCATGGATAAAGCCGGTCGCCCCCTGATGCGGAGATCGATCAAGTCTCTGCTGACCTATGAGAGAGGACATGAGCAATGA
- the arsC gene encoding arsenate reductase (glutaredoxin) (This arsenate reductase requires both glutathione and glutaredoxin to convert arsenate to arsenite, after which the efflux transporter formed by ArsA and ArsB can extrude the arsenite from the cell, providing resistance.), protein MPVTIFHNPRCSKSRQTLALLRDHGIKPDIVEYLKTPPEPAELKRIIDRLGLTARQLLRTGEPEYRDQGLADETLTEQSVIETMCRHPRLIQRPIVIAGEQARIGRPPEAVVDILP, encoded by the coding sequence ATGCCTGTCACCATCTTCCACAATCCACGCTGTTCCAAGAGCCGTCAGACCCTGGCGCTGCTGCGCGACCACGGTATCAAGCCCGACATCGTCGAGTACCTGAAAACACCACCCGAGCCGGCCGAACTCAAGCGTATCATTGATCGGCTCGGACTGACTGCCCGCCAGCTCCTGCGCACCGGCGAGCCCGAGTATCGTGACCAGGGCCTGGCCGACGAAACGCTTACCGAACAGTCAGTCATCGAGACCATGTGCCGGCATCCCCGCCTCATCCAGCGGCCCATCGTCATTGCCGGCGAACAGGCTCGCATCGGCCGCCCGCCCGAAGCAGTTGTCGATATCCTCCCATGA
- the wrbA gene encoding NAD(P)H:quinone oxidoreductase, which translates to MIDILVLFHSTHGNTLAMAREVCRGIDGVDGCQARLRTVPPVTSAIDPSPRQIDERAPALVERSDLDECSGLVLGSPTRFGNMAAALKHFIDGTGSEWFSGTLAGKPAGVFTSTATLHGGQESTLLSMMVPLLHHGMILVGLPYTEPELTTTRSGGTPYGASHVAGPDADRALDDTERHLCRVLGRRVASLARKLRSTI; encoded by the coding sequence ATGATCGACATCCTGGTGCTGTTCCACTCCACCCACGGCAACACGCTGGCCATGGCCCGCGAGGTCTGCCGCGGCATCGATGGCGTCGATGGCTGCCAGGCGCGCCTGCGTACCGTGCCCCCGGTGACCTCGGCGATCGACCCCTCTCCCCGTCAGATCGACGAGCGCGCACCGGCCTTGGTCGAACGCAGCGATCTCGACGAATGTAGCGGACTGGTGCTGGGTAGCCCCACTCGCTTTGGCAACATGGCCGCCGCCCTCAAGCACTTCATCGATGGCACGGGCTCGGAATGGTTTTCCGGTACGCTGGCCGGCAAGCCGGCGGGTGTGTTCACCTCGACGGCAACGCTGCATGGCGGCCAGGAATCAACCCTGCTCAGCATGATGGTGCCGCTGCTGCATCACGGCATGATCCTGGTCGGCCTGCCCTACACCGAACCGGAGCTGACCACCACCCGATCGGGTGGCACGCCTTATGGCGCCAGCCATGTGGCCGGCCCGGATGCCGACCGGGCGCTCGATGATACCGAGCGGCACCTGTGCCGGGTACTGGGTCGGCGAGTGGCCAGCCTGGCCCGGAAGCTGAGGTCGACAATATGA
- a CDS encoding CBS domain-containing protein produces MSNEDSRRLVNELMISDVITIGPMANLREAMKMMRKHRVKSLVVEKRSGGDAWGILTYTTLLRTIIAEEGDIDLLNVYDIATKPALSVPESLEVRHAVTLMLQFDIKRLLVTSDNELKGILTMNDIVTAILEKLDEDPS; encoded by the coding sequence ATGAGCAATGAAGACTCCCGCCGGCTGGTCAATGAACTGATGATCAGCGACGTCATCACCATCGGCCCCATGGCCAACCTGCGCGAAGCCATGAAGATGATGCGCAAGCATCGCGTCAAGTCGCTGGTGGTCGAGAAACGCTCCGGCGGCGACGCCTGGGGCATTCTGACCTACACCACGCTGCTGAGAACCATCATTGCCGAGGAAGGCGATATCGACCTGCTCAATGTCTACGACATCGCCACCAAGCCGGCCCTGAGCGTCCCTGAATCACTGGAGGTACGTCACGCCGTCACTCTGATGCTTCAATTCGACATCAAGCGACTGCTCGTGACCTCCGACAATGAACTCAAGGGCATACTGACAATGAACGACATTGTCACGGCGATTCTGGAAAAACTGGACGAGGACCCGAGCTGA
- the gcvT gene encoding glycine cleavage system aminomethyltransferase GcvT: MPNKTPLHDAHVAAGGKMVDFAGWELPIHYGSQIEEHHAVRRAAGMFDVSHMTVVDIQGAGARDYLRYLLANDIAKLGETGQALYGCMLDHQGGVLDDLITYYLADDFYRTVVNAATRDQDIAWMREQAGDFDVDIVERDDLAMVAVQGPEARERVIDVLNAAAAESLKPFRAISHGDYFVARTGYTGEDGFEVLMPESEAEGFWQQLVEAGVQPCGLGARDSLRLEAGLNLYGQDMDTSTTPLESNLGWTVAFDPGDRQFIGRKALEQQKADGVPRRLVGLVMGRGGIPRTGSTVHTDNGEGQVTSGAFGPTTECPVALARIPAGEFEEVEVELRGRRLKARVVKPPFVRMGKVRI, from the coding sequence ATGCCGAACAAGACTCCGCTTCATGATGCCCATGTTGCCGCTGGTGGCAAGATGGTGGATTTCGCCGGCTGGGAACTGCCGATTCACTATGGTTCGCAGATCGAGGAGCATCATGCCGTGCGCCGTGCTGCCGGCATGTTCGATGTTTCCCACATGACCGTGGTCGATATCCAGGGCGCGGGTGCGCGCGACTATCTCCGTTATCTGCTGGCCAACGACATCGCCAAGCTGGGTGAGACCGGGCAGGCACTGTATGGCTGCATGCTCGATCACCAGGGGGGGGTGCTCGATGACCTCATTACCTATTACCTCGCCGACGACTTCTACCGGACCGTGGTCAATGCCGCCACGCGCGATCAGGATATCGCCTGGATGCGGGAGCAGGCTGGCGACTTCGATGTGGACATCGTCGAGCGTGATGATCTGGCCATGGTGGCGGTGCAGGGGCCCGAAGCACGTGAACGGGTCATCGATGTGCTCAATGCCGCGGCGGCCGAATCGCTCAAGCCATTTCGGGCCATCAGTCATGGCGATTACTTCGTCGCCCGCACCGGCTATACCGGGGAGGACGGCTTCGAGGTCTTGATGCCGGAATCCGAAGCCGAAGGCTTCTGGCAACAACTCGTCGAGGCTGGAGTCCAGCCTTGCGGATTGGGTGCGCGTGACAGCCTGCGCCTCGAAGCCGGTCTCAACCTGTATGGCCAGGACATGGATACCTCGACCACGCCGCTGGAGTCCAACCTGGGCTGGACGGTGGCGTTCGACCCGGGCGATCGCCAGTTCATTGGCCGCAAGGCGCTTGAGCAGCAGAAAGCCGACGGTGTGCCGCGTCGCCTGGTGGGCCTGGTCATGGGCCGCGGCGGCATCCCCAGAACCGGCAGCACGGTGCACACCGACAACGGCGAAGGTCAGGTCACCAGCGGAGCATTCGGCCCCACCACCGAGTGCCCGGTGGCTCTGGCACGGATTCCGGCCGGCGAGTTCGAGGAAGTCGAAGTCGAACTACGCGGCCGCCGCCTCAAGGCCCGCGTGGTCAAACCGCCCTTCGTCCGCATGGGAAAGGTAAGAATCTGA
- a CDS encoding transcriptional regulator gives MKFSVLVAILAEEMEDKAIDIARESGAGAATILNARGLTADSKKTFFGLTYEGAQSVVMFVLEKKLSVRVLKCLTKELDLDNDDRGIAFTIPLEHLGGIDTREVEQFTQKLEDEL, from the coding sequence ATGAAATTCTCCGTACTGGTCGCCATTCTTGCCGAGGAAATGGAAGACAAGGCCATCGACATCGCCCGCGAAAGCGGCGCCGGTGCCGCCACCATTCTCAATGCCCGCGGCCTGACCGCCGACTCGAAAAAGACATTTTTCGGCCTCACCTACGAGGGTGCACAGTCGGTTGTGATGTTCGTGCTCGAGAAGAAACTCTCGGTAAGGGTGCTCAAGTGTCTGACGAAGGAACTGGATCTGGACAACGATGACCGCGGCATTGCCTTTACCATACCCCTTGAACATCTGGGCGGCATCGATACCCGCGAGGTGGAACAGTTTACTCAGAAGCTGGAAGACGAACTGTAA
- a CDS encoding extracellular solute-binding protein, protein MRSSLLLALCTVLVVACNDTSTSAPGESETSQARVVVYTSRQPYLIEPLFERYTAQTGVSVDFTSDNEASLIERLAAEGARTQADVFMTVDAGNLWHATQRDLLKPAESELLASSIPPMFADDQGRWYGLSVRARTIVYHPERVDRDELSTFEDLADERWAGRLCMRTSRKVYNQSLVALLIEHHGEERAEEIVRGWVANLATNPYSSDTQTIEAVAAGQCDVAIVNSYYLGRLLVDDPDYPVALFWANQESTGVHVNVSGAGITRHAPRPDQARALLEWLASEEAQAEFAERNLEFPARPDIAPRGVVAEWGSFEADDTPLTVAGERQAQAVRLMDRAGYR, encoded by the coding sequence ATGCGTTCTTCCCTTTTGCTGGCCCTTTGCACCGTGCTGGTGGTGGCTTGCAACGATACCTCCACCTCCGCACCTGGCGAGTCTGAGACATCGCAGGCCAGGGTGGTCGTCTATACCTCCAGGCAGCCGTACCTTATCGAGCCGCTGTTCGAGCGCTACACCGCGCAAACAGGTGTTTCGGTGGACTTCACCAGCGATAACGAAGCTTCGCTGATCGAGCGGCTGGCGGCAGAAGGCGCGCGCACCCAGGCCGATGTGTTCATGACCGTTGACGCTGGTAACCTCTGGCATGCGACTCAGCGAGACCTGCTCAAACCGGCCGAGTCCGAGCTGCTGGCATCCAGCATTCCACCGATGTTTGCCGACGATCAGGGTCGCTGGTACGGCCTGTCGGTGCGGGCTCGGACTATTGTCTACCATCCCGAGCGCGTGGATCGCGACGAGTTGTCCACCTTCGAAGACCTGGCCGACGAACGCTGGGCCGGTCGCCTGTGCATGCGCACCTCGCGCAAGGTCTACAACCAGTCGCTGGTTGCGCTGCTGATCGAGCACCACGGCGAAGAGCGTGCCGAGGAGATCGTGCGTGGCTGGGTGGCCAACCTGGCCACCAATCCCTATTCTTCCGATACCCAGACCATCGAGGCGGTGGCTGCCGGGCAGTGTGATGTGGCCATCGTCAACAGCTATTACCTGGGCCGGTTGCTGGTCGACGATCCCGATTATCCGGTGGCGTTGTTCTGGGCCAACCAGGAGTCCACCGGCGTTCACGTCAATGTTTCGGGTGCCGGCATTACCCGCCATGCGCCACGCCCGGATCAGGCACGCGCCCTGCTGGAATGGCTGGCATCGGAAGAGGCCCAGGCGGAGTTTGCCGAGCGCAATCTCGAGTTTCCAGCCCGTCCGGACATCGCGCCGCGCGGTGTCGTCGCCGAGTGGGGCAGCTTCGAGGCCGATGACACGCCGCTGACCGTTGCCGGCGAGCGTCAGGCCCAGGCCGTGCGTCTGATGGATCGTGCCGGCTATCGCTGA
- a CDS encoding DUF1538 domain-containing protein, which translates to MSGDPGSPGSKLWSQFFETLIHSLRNLLPIVVVVSVFQFLVLQQVPEGLGTMVLGLGIVVLGVALFLQGLEMGIFPIGHSLSDEFAAKGSLPWLMIFGFFIGFSAVIAEPALIAVAEQAESISEGRIDPLVLRVLVASSVGAVVAVGVLRIILGLPLHWMMIGGYLTVVLVTFFAPEEIVGLAYDSGGVTTNIVTVPLIAALGLGLAASIRGRNPLTDGFGLVALAVMVPMITVQLYGVVVFTFGEGVAEVDNGVAGLATEDDVDVPTSATSLLADLAGMVRDVVPIILVILVFQFAVIRKRIPRLPMVVFGFLLVIVGLYAFVVGLKLGLFPIGESMAEQLIAHDRIIWIYLFAFAIGFATTMAEPALIAVGNKAEEAANGRIRGNIIRIVVALGVAAGITIGVHRIISGDSIHMYIIAGYTLVILLTALAPKYIIALAFDLGGVTTSEVTVPLITALGIGLATHIEGRNILIDGFGLIAFASIFPIVSVMLYAIFSELIAKRGRSS; encoded by the coding sequence GTGAGCGGCGATCCTGGCTCACCCGGCAGCAAGTTGTGGTCACAGTTTTTCGAGACCCTGATCCATTCGCTGCGCAATCTCCTGCCCATCGTGGTGGTGGTCTCGGTGTTTCAGTTTCTGGTGCTGCAACAGGTGCCCGAAGGACTGGGTACCATGGTGCTTGGCCTGGGTATCGTGGTGCTGGGCGTGGCCCTGTTTCTGCAGGGTCTGGAAATGGGTATCTTCCCGATCGGCCACAGCCTGTCGGATGAGTTCGCGGCCAAGGGTTCCCTGCCCTGGCTGATGATCTTCGGCTTCTTCATCGGCTTTTCGGCAGTCATCGCCGAACCGGCCCTGATTGCCGTGGCCGAGCAGGCCGAGTCCATCAGCGAAGGACGCATTGATCCGCTCGTCCTGCGCGTGCTGGTCGCCTCATCTGTCGGCGCGGTGGTTGCCGTCGGCGTGCTGCGCATCATCCTTGGCCTGCCATTGCACTGGATGATGATCGGCGGCTATCTGACTGTGGTGTTGGTGACCTTCTTTGCCCCGGAAGAGATCGTCGGCCTGGCCTACGATTCAGGCGGCGTGACCACCAATATCGTCACCGTGCCTCTGATTGCCGCGTTGGGCCTGGGCCTGGCCGCCTCGATTCGCGGCCGCAACCCGCTGACCGATGGATTCGGGCTGGTCGCCCTGGCCGTCATGGTGCCGATGATCACCGTGCAGCTCTACGGCGTGGTCGTGTTCACCTTCGGCGAGGGAGTGGCCGAGGTCGACAACGGCGTGGCGGGACTGGCCACGGAGGACGATGTCGATGTCCCGACTTCTGCAACCTCTCTGCTGGCCGACCTGGCCGGCATGGTGCGCGATGTCGTACCCATCATCCTGGTCATCCTGGTCTTTCAGTTTGCCGTGATACGCAAGCGCATTCCGCGCCTGCCCATGGTGGTGTTCGGATTTCTCCTGGTCATCGTCGGCCTGTATGCCTTTGTCGTCGGCCTCAAGCTCGGCCTGTTCCCGATCGGCGAGTCCATGGCCGAGCAGCTCATCGCCCATGACCGCATCATCTGGATCTATCTGTTCGCCTTTGCCATCGGCTTTGCCACCACCATGGCCGAACCTGCCCTGATCGCCGTGGGCAACAAGGCCGAGGAAGCCGCCAACGGGCGCATCCGCGGCAATATCATTCGCATCGTCGTCGCGCTGGGCGTGGCCGCCGGCATCACCATCGGCGTACACCGCATCATCAGCGGCGATTCGATTCACATGTACATCATCGCCGGCTACACGCTGGTCATCCTTCTCACGGCGCTGGCGCCGAAATACATCATTGCGCTGGCCTTCGACCTGGGCGGGGTCACGACCTCGGAGGTCACGGTCCCCCTGATTACCGCACTGGGTATCGGCCTGGCCACGCACATCGAAGGACGCAATATCCTGATTGACGGATTCGGGCTGATCGCATTTGCCTCGATCTTTCCGATCGTCAGTGTCATGCTCTACGCCATCTTTTCCGAACTCATCGCCAAGCGAGGTCGTTCATCATGA
- a CDS encoding asparaginase domain-containing protein produces MNKLNVLTTGGTIDKIYYDDKSDYQIGEPEIGRILRAMNVAFDWEIRALLRKDSLHLNDSDRELIRQAVLASEDRHFLITHGTDSMVETAAALGDVGERVIIMTGALNPARFIDSDAVFNIGCAVGAVQALPPGVWIAMNGRVWDPRKVRKNRSANRFEAVD; encoded by the coding sequence TTGAATAAGCTCAATGTGCTGACCACCGGCGGCACCATCGACAAGATCTACTACGACGACAAGTCCGACTACCAGATCGGCGAGCCCGAGATCGGCCGCATCCTGCGAGCGATGAACGTGGCCTTTGACTGGGAGATCCGGGCCCTGCTCAGAAAGGACTCGCTGCATCTGAACGACAGTGATCGCGAGTTGATCCGTCAAGCCGTGCTGGCCAGCGAAGACCGCCACTTCCTGATCACGCATGGCACCGACAGCATGGTCGAGACAGCCGCCGCCCTGGGCGATGTCGGCGAGCGAGTGATCATCATGACCGGCGCCCTGAACCCGGCCCGTTTCATCGATTCCGACGCCGTGTTCAACATCGGCTGTGCCGTGGGGGCGGTACAGGCGCTGCCGCCCGGTGTGTGGATCGCCATGAACGGCCGGGTCTGGGATCCGCGGAAGGTGCGCAAGAATCGGTCGGCCAATCGGTTTGAGGCGGTTGATTGA
- the eno gene encoding phosphopyruvate hydratase, whose protein sequence is MKITHIQAIEILDSRGNPTLEAEVHTDGGCLGRAAVPSGASTGAREAVELRDGGDRYLGKGVSQAVANVNGPIADALLGIDVSDQEGIDRRLIELDGSDNKSKLGANALLGVSLACAHAAAHGQNRWLWEHLLEQTGHTPSLPVPMMNILNGGAHADNRVDIQEFMIMPVGLPDFPSALQAGTEVFHALKSILRQRGLNTAVGDEGGFAPDLSSNEAALELLMTAIAEAGYKAGEEIALALDVASSEFCREGQYVLDAEGRVFDSAGFAAYLAELAGRYPIISIEDGMDEDDWEGWRALTERIGGQVQLVGDDLFVTNTSILKRGIDEKIGNAILIKPNQIGTLTETLQAIDMARDAGFGTIISHRSGETEDVTIADLAVATDAGQIKTGSLCRSDRVAKYNQLLRIHARLGERSRYAGVGGGYRRG, encoded by the coding sequence ATGAAAATCACCCACATCCAAGCCATCGAAATTCTCGACTCACGCGGCAACCCAACACTGGAGGCCGAAGTGCATACCGACGGCGGTTGCCTGGGGCGGGCGGCCGTGCCGTCCGGTGCCTCGACCGGCGCGCGCGAGGCCGTCGAGCTGCGCGACGGCGGGGATCGCTACCTCGGCAAGGGTGTCAGTCAGGCAGTAGCCAACGTCAACGGTCCGATTGCCGATGCACTCCTGGGCATCGACGTGAGCGACCAGGAGGGCATTGACCGGCGGCTCATCGAGCTTGATGGCAGTGACAACAAGTCGAAACTGGGTGCCAATGCCTTGCTGGGCGTGTCGCTGGCCTGTGCCCACGCTGCGGCCCACGGCCAGAATCGGTGGTTGTGGGAGCACCTGCTCGAGCAGACCGGGCACACGCCCAGCCTGCCGGTGCCGATGATGAATATCCTCAATGGCGGCGCGCATGCCGACAATCGTGTCGATATTCAGGAGTTCATGATCATGCCGGTGGGGCTGCCCGACTTTCCATCGGCCTTGCAGGCGGGCACGGAGGTCTTTCATGCACTCAAGTCCATCCTGCGTCAGCGTGGCTTGAACACGGCCGTGGGTGACGAGGGCGGTTTTGCACCCGATCTGTCATCCAACGAGGCCGCGCTGGAGTTGTTGATGACCGCCATTGCCGAGGCTGGATACAAGGCCGGCGAGGAGATTGCGCTGGCACTGGACGTGGCTTCCAGCGAATTCTGCCGCGAAGGTCAGTACGTGCTCGACGCCGAGGGTCGGGTCTTCGATTCGGCCGGTTTTGCCGCCTACCTGGCCGAGCTGGCTGGCCGTTACCCCATCATCTCCATCGAAGACGGCATGGACGAAGATGACTGGGAAGGCTGGCGGGCCCTGACCGAGCGCATTGGTGGACAGGTACAGCTGGTCGGCGATGACCTCTTCGTGACCAACACCTCCATTCTCAAGCGCGGTATCGACGAAAAGATCGGCAACGCCATCCTCATCAAGCCCAACCAGATCGGCACACTGACCGAGACGTTGCAGGCCATTGACATGGCCCGGGATGCGGGCTTCGGGACCATCATTTCGCATCGCTCCGGCGAAACCGAGGATGTCACGATTGCCGATCTGGCAGTGGCCACCGACGCCGGCCAGATCAAGACCGGTTCTCTGTGCCGGTCCGACCGGGTCGCCAAGTACAATCAGTTGCTGCGCATTCATGCCCGTCTCGGCGAGCGCAGCCGCTACGCCGGTGTGGGCGGCGGCTACCGGCGTGGGTGA